In Zingiber officinale cultivar Zhangliang chromosome 3B, Zo_v1.1, whole genome shotgun sequence, a single window of DNA contains:
- the LOC121968169 gene encoding hydroxycinnamoyltransferase-like, with protein sequence MVVVNVRRSTMVRPAEATPQRRLWISNVDQVAHRHHTMSVFFYRTDGSANFFDAAVLRDALARVLVPFYPMAGRLARGEDGRIVIDCNGEGALFVEADAEATVDDFGDCAPTEEMEQLVPKPNADYTGGISAFPLLIIQVTRFKCGGAALGIGTQHHVVDGFSGLHLINSWSDIARGVGITVQPFFDRTLLRARHPPNPSFDHVEYQPPPSMNTSAAAVEVNSAGVVPSSAVAVRVFKFTREQLNLLKAKASSGGSYSTYVLIAAHVWRCACIARGLPPDQMTRMYIVTNGRKRIQPPLPQGYFGNVIFAATPIAAAGEVVSPEGGLSPAAKTIQEAILRVDAGYMQSALDYLEMQPNLEALVKGPHTYRCPNLGLISWVGLPIYDADFGWGRPVFLAPGRIGYEGKAFVLPSAAGDSGLLVAISLQPDHMVKFQEFIYDI encoded by the exons ATGGTGGTTGTCAACGTACGGCGGTCGACGATGGTGAGGCCGGCGGAAGCGACGCCGCAGCGACGGCTGTGGATCTCCAACGTGGATCAGGTGGCGCATCGTCACCACACGATGAGCGTGTTCTTCTACCGGACGGATGGGTCGGCGAACTTCTTTGACGCGGCGGTGCTGCGCGACGCGCTGGCCCGGGTGCTGGTGCCCTTCTATCCCATGGCTGGGCGGTTGGCTCGTGGTGAGGACGGCCGGATCGTGATCGACTGCAACGGCGAGGGAGCGCTGTTTGTGGAGGCAGATGCGGAGGCGACGGTGGACGATTTCGGTGACTGCGCACCCACCGAAGAGATGGAGCAGCTCGTCCCGAAGCCAAACGCAGACTACACCGGCGGCATCTCTGCTTTCCCGCTGTTGATCATCCAG GTCACGCGCTTCAAGTGCGGCGGTGCAGCCCTGGGAATCGGCACGCAGCATCACGTCGTCGACGGCTTCTCTGGCCTTCACTTGATAAACTCCTGGTCCGACATCGCCCGCGGCGTCGGAATCACTGTCCAGCCATTCTTTGATCGGACCCTCCTCCGCGCTCGCCACCCACCTAACCCCTCTTTTGATCACGTCGAGTACCAGCCCCCTCCTTCCATGAACACCTCTGCCGCCGCCGTTGAAGTCAACTCGGCCGGAGTTGTTCCAAGCTCAGCCGTTGCTGTCCGCGTCTTCAAATTCACCCGAGAACAGCTTAACCTCCTCAAGGCCAAAGCTTCCTCGGGCGGCAGCTACAGCACGTATGTCCTCATCGCGGCCCACGTTTGGCGGTGCGCGTGCATAGCGCGCGGTCTCCCGCCTGACCAGATGACCAGGATGTACATTGTAACCAATGGCCGGAAGCGAATCCAACCGCCGCTTCCGCAGGGCTACTTTGGGAACGTGATCTTCGCGGCGACGCCTATTGCAGCAGCGGGGGAGGTGGTCTCTCCAGAAGGCGGCCTTTCCCCGGCGGCCAAGACGATCCAGGAGGCTATACTGAGGGTGGACGCCGGCTACATGCAGTCGGCGTTGGACTACCTGGAGATGCAGCCAAATCTGGAGGCTCTGGTGAAGGGCCCGCACACATACAGATGCCCAAATCTCGGGCTCATCAGCTGGGTGGGCCTGCCAATCTACGACGCCGACTTCGGTTGGGGCCGGCCAGTTTTCTTGGCCCCGGGCCGCATCGGCTACGAGGGCAAGGCGTTCGTCCTCCCAAGCGCCGCCGGGGATAGTGGCCTCTTGGTCGCCATCTCCTTGCAGCCTGATCACATGGTGAAGTTCCAGGAGTTCATCTATGATATCTAA